TGGAACACGGCCTCCCTGCAGATCGAGTCCGAGACCGGAAAGGTGCTCGCCACGGACAAGGGAGCCAAGGCGCCGGATCGGTTGATTGACCAGTGGATAGGGCTGGACGACATCTGCCGCGGTAGCCTCGACCGCGAGGGCGTCAAGACACTGCAGGCGTGCAAACGGCGCGACGAGCTCGGTCCGCTGCTCGATCGCCTCGACTGGTGTTATGGCCGTGAGGGTGAAGCCGGAATGGACTGGGAATGGCACAAATGCGATGCCAACTCCCGGAGGTATGCAGAGTAGATATCGCCGGTCCGCAGCCAGCGACCGCAGGGGCCGCAGTCCGCCCGAGGGAACGAGCGGCCGGTTACTGCTTCAAAGCGGAGGTATCTGGCTAGCAACCATCAAGCACCTTGATCCTCAAGACCAGTGTTTTGCCAAACACATAGGTGGTCTGGACATCGGCGCGGCCCTTACAGCGACGACCGTCATTGGTGACGTATTTGTAGGAAACCCTGACCTCATCGTCGCCGCGCAACGCCGTGCCTGTGAGTTTTAGCGGCTGCGACATCGCGCCGAAGAAGGCGTGGATCGAAGCTTCGTTGAAGGGCCCCTGGCCGCGCTTTTCCGGAACGACCAGCGCCGAGGCGGTTTCACCATCGGCTGCAGCGAGCGCGGAGTAAAAGGCCGTCACCGCGCCCATCGGATCGTGTGGAAACGTCTTGCCCGCCTCGGACGCCGGATCAGGTCCGTCCTCGTCGATCGCGTCGTAGGTGATGCCCACGGCCTGCGCCTTGGCGGCCGTCAGCCACGCGATGCCTTCAGGTGGTGCCGACGTCACGTAGGCGATGGCGGTATCGGACAATCCCAACTGGTTGAGGTAGGCGCCGACCAGCGCATTGGCGACGCCGCTCTCGCTGGCCTTGCCGTCCACCACGCGATAGGCGGCATGGAAGCCGATATTGGATTCAGGCTGAAGAAACCGGGGCGACCCGGCAAGCCAGGTGAGGGCGCAAGCTGACGCGCACAAGGTCCCCGGCGGGGTGGCCGTGGCAAAGCCTCGAAGGCGGATGGCACGCCCGATCTCGATCCCGGCTTTGAGATCCCCGCCCTCGCTGTTCAGGAAAACAAGGGCCTTGCTGGAGGCCGCGGCCAGGTTTCTGAAGACGATTTCGTCACCGTCGTTCAAGACGCCCGTGACGGAGATCAGATCGGTATCATTCTCCAACGGCTGTCGCGTGATCTCTGCCGCAGACAGAGGAAATGCGCATAGAAACAACAGCCCAGCCGCGATGTAACGCATCGATTCGCCCCGCCTTTACGATCATTATTGAACATTGCGAGGAATTTTTTGCAAGTCCGATCGGGGCGGCCCACCGAGGCAGGCTTCGGTCAATCCGCGGAGTGGCGGATCGAAGTGAAAGATGGGCTGGATCGCCATCTCTGCGCAAATCCACTAGGACATTCCTACGCGCCGATCTTGATCTGGTATACATCGGATGTCGGCATTCTGTTAACGCGACACGATAAAGCATGTCAGAACACGAGCATCCCGAGGAAGACAGCGTCTTGTCTGGATCCGGCGAACCCGAGAAACCCGCGGAGCGCTATCAACTTGGCCTTTGCCTTTCGGGCGGCGGCTATCGGGCCATGCTGTTCCACGCGGGATCGCTGGCGAGGCTGAACGAGGCCGGTCTTCTGGCGAAGCTCGACATGATCTCGTCGGTATCGGGCGGATCCATCGCCTCCGGTCTGCTGGCCTATGTGTGGCCGCGGCTGGTCTTTAAGAATGAGGTCGCCGTCAACTTCAAGACGGAATATGTCGATCGCATTCTGGCCTTCAGCCAGGTCTTCGCCGATGGGCCGAGCTTTCTGAAGGGCGTGTTCAATCCCTTCTCGAGCGCGGCGGAGGAGGCGGCAAAACTCTATGAGCGACATCTCTTCGACGGAAAGTCGCCAAGCCTGAAAGATCTTCCGGGGTCGCCCTGGTTCGTATTCTGCTCCAGCAATCTCAGCACCGGTTCGCTCTTCCGCATGTCTAACCGCTATATCGCGGACTACAGGATCGGCCTGTCGTTTCATCCGGCACTTTCGCTCGCGACCGCGGTTGCCGCTTCGGCTGCATTCCCGCCCGTACTGTCACCGCTGCGATTGGACCTGTCGCAGTTTTCCTGGAAGAGGGAAAAACTCGATGACACGGTTGGCGAACCCGTTGCTCCGGACAGGGCGATATTGAGCGACGGTGGCGTTTATGACAATCACGGCATCGAGCCGGCGCTGAAACGCTGCGACTGCCTGCTCGTCAGCGACGCAGGAGCGCCTTGGCGCTCCTCCACCACCCGCGGATACTGGAACTATCTCTCCCAGCTCAAGCGTGTTCTCGATACCACCGACAATCAGGTGAGGTCGTTGAGGCGGCGAGACCTGGTCGCCGCCTTCAAGGCTGCAAAACTGGCGGATATGCTTGGCCTCGACGATCCCTCGAAATCGGCTCTGCGCGCAAGAACGCGTGGCGTCTATTGGTCGATCGACAGCAAGAACGCCGAACTCGAGCCATATGCATCTTACACGCTGCCGCCGT
This Rhizobium sp. NZLR1 DNA region includes the following protein-coding sequences:
- a CDS encoding patatin-like phospholipase family protein, whose amino-acid sequence is MSEHEHPEEDSVLSGSGEPEKPAERYQLGLCLSGGGYRAMLFHAGSLARLNEAGLLAKLDMISSVSGGSIASGLLAYVWPRLVFKNEVAVNFKTEYVDRILAFSQVFADGPSFLKGVFNPFSSAAEEAAKLYERHLFDGKSPSLKDLPGSPWFVFCSSNLSTGSLFRMSNRYIADYRIGLSFHPALSLATAVAASAAFPPVLSPLRLDLSQFSWKREKLDDTVGEPVAPDRAILSDGGVYDNHGIEPALKRCDCLLVSDAGAPWRSSTTRGYWNYLSQLKRVLDTTDNQVRSLRRRDLVAAFKAAKLADMLGLDDPSKSALRARTRGVYWSIDSKNAELEPYASYTLPPSPVVPSDVGTYVHFLGAEETEHLTNWGHYVCDAMLNRFYQSQLVPSFGPPLIAGAVKPSWTARASKRLFDFLL